The following are from one region of the Ignavibacteriota bacterium genome:
- a CDS encoding conjugal transfer protein TraR has protein sequence MAKKVVKKTVKKSAAKKHTVKKAAAKKVQKKVVAKKTVKKAGNKNTAAKKETRPIRKAVKAISTRKIKSAKVPVEVKFEDIVESRNKAIAKIKGYGKRDLEHFRQIIMEKRDEIIEQLQNLKEQMLDPTTGEYINENSPYSLHMAEQGTDAMEREKTFLYAQRENKFLGYLEDALKRIDAGTYGICIECIDEPQHLCETCPLIPKERLEAVPHSQHCLPIKQRQEKK, from the coding sequence ATGGCTAAAAAAGTCGTTAAAAAAACAGTCAAGAAGTCGGCTGCTAAAAAACATACAGTAAAAAAAGCTGCTGCCAAAAAAGTTCAAAAGAAAGTTGTTGCTAAAAAAACCGTTAAGAAAGCGGGAAATAAAAACACGGCTGCTAAAAAAGAAACCAGACCAATTCGGAAAGCTGTAAAAGCAATATCAACCAGGAAAATAAAATCGGCAAAAGTTCCGGTTGAAGTTAAATTCGAGGATATTGTTGAATCCAGGAACAAAGCTATTGCCAAAATTAAAGGTTACGGTAAAAGAGATCTTGAACATTTCAGACAGATCATAATGGAGAAGCGGGATGAAATAATCGAACAGCTTCAAAATTTAAAAGAACAAATGCTTGATCCTACAACCGGTGAATATATTAATGAGAATTCTCCCTATTCACTTCACATGGCTGAACAGGGAACTGATGCAATGGAAAGAGAAAAAACTTTTCTTTATGCTCAAAGAGAAAATAAATTCCTCGGATATCTTGAAGATGCACTGAAGAGAATAGATGCCGGAACTTATGGGATTTGTATCGAATGTATTGATGAACCGCAGCATCTTTGCGAAACTTGTCCGTTGATACCAAAAGAGAGACTCGAGGCTGTTCCACATAGTCAGCATTGCTTGCCGATAAAGCAAAGACAAGAAAAGAAATAA
- a CDS encoding purine-nucleoside phosphorylase, producing the protein MSKLISNINETLEVIRKHTSEKYPVGIILGTGLGGLVKDINITHQIDYENLPHFPISTVESHRGKLIFGTINGKNVVAMQGRFHFYEGYSMQQITYPVRVMKFLGVETLLVSNACGGMNPQYRKGDVMIMVDHINMLGDNPLIGKNEDEFGPRFPDMSEPYSFELIELAEKIALENQLKIQKGVYVAVPGPNLETKAEYRFLRATGADVVGMSTIPENIVANHMGMKVLGISIITDECFPDSLKPVNVEEIIAAAMKAEPKMTLIMKELIKRLK; encoded by the coding sequence ATGAGTAAGCTGATTTCTAATATTAATGAGACTCTCGAAGTTATCAGAAAACATACTTCGGAGAAATATCCGGTTGGAATAATTCTCGGTACCGGATTAGGCGGACTGGTTAAAGACATTAATATTACACATCAAATTGATTATGAAAATCTTCCGCATTTCCCGATTTCAACAGTTGAATCACATCGCGGTAAGCTGATCTTCGGAACAATCAACGGAAAAAATGTTGTAGCAATGCAGGGACGATTTCATTTTTACGAAGGTTATTCGATGCAGCAAATTACATATCCTGTTCGTGTGATGAAATTTTTGGGAGTTGAAACTTTGCTCGTTTCAAATGCATGCGGTGGAATGAATCCGCAGTACAGGAAAGGCGATGTAATGATTATGGTTGATCATATAAATATGCTGGGAGATAATCCACTTATCGGAAAAAATGAAGATGAATTTGGACCAAGATTTCCTGATATGAGTGAGCCGTACAGTTTTGAACTAATTGAACTTGCTGAAAAAATAGCTCTTGAAAATCAGCTAAAGATTCAGAAAGGTGTTTATGTAGCTGTTCCGGGACCAAACCTTGAAACTAAAGCAGAGTACAGATTTCTCAGAGCGACTGGTGCTGATGTGGTTGGAATGTCAACTATTCCGGAAAATATTGTTGCAAATCATATGGGAATGAAAGTACTTGGAATCAGCATTATTACAGACGAATGTTTCCCGGATTCACTAAAACCGGTGAATGTAGAAGAGATTATTGCGGCTGCAATGAAGGCTGAACCTAAAATGACATTAATTATGAAAGAATTAATTAAGAGACTGAAATGA
- a CDS encoding isoleucine--tRNA ligase, which yields MYKQGLEKIKYPETELEVLKFWSENKIFQKSVEFRSPEKSFTFYEGPPTANGKPGIHHVMARTLKDIVCRYKTMRGYRVERKAGWDTHGLPVEIEVEKTLGIKNKSEVAKFGVEKYNQACRDSVFTYLDLWEKMTERMGYWIDLKSAYITLTNDYIESVWWALKTLYEKDLIYKDYKIVPQDPKSETVLSMAELALGYRETKDPSVYVLFKLKDKDEYFLVWTTTPWTLISNVALAVGSDVDYVKVLNKEKKIILAKELLATLDGEYEILEEMKGKELEGIEYEQLLPYVKPNKKAFFVCPGDFVSTDTGSGIVHIAPAFGADDYDLLKKYNLPMLQPVDRGGKFTSEITDYAGQFVKDADKDIIIKLKTEGKLYKKETIVHTYPFSWRHQDVPVIYYARESWFIRTTSVAKRMIELNKTINWQPPEVGAGRFGNWLEENKDWALSRDRFWATPLPFWINEEGDILPIGSVEELKEGFIVENDKRISVREIENIDLHKPFVDKVLFEKEGKIYTRTPELIDVWFDSGAMPFAQYHYPFENKEWFEKKAFPADFICEGIDQTRGWFYTLHAIATMLFDSVAYKNLIVNELILDKNGMKMSKSKGNTVDPFVLFEKYGADATRWYLVTNSPPWRPTLFDEEGLVEVQRKFFGTLLNTYAFFALYANIDGFENKQAQVPLSKREEIDRWILSKLNSLVEANIKLMDEYEVTKAARATSDFTIDHLSNWYVRRCRRRFWKSEMNENKLAAYQTLYECLVTISKLIAPFTPFLGEELFQNLNSVTKSEKTESVHLTDFPVTGEIDKELEQKMDLAQHVVYLVRAIRAKSNLKVRQPLKKLIVVIEKNKKDALLKMKDVILEEVNIKELEILDDDSTLVHKSAKANFKTIGPKFGKNVKAVAEKIKNFTSTEISLIEKGDSVAVEINGESLSVSKDDVEILSEQISGWIVESETGVTVAVDTHLTPELISEGLAREFVNRIQNMRKDAGFQVTDKINIAFSGNSDFKTAINSFTKYIAVETLAEKIETKVEFNGGFVQDWKIGEDEIKIKIEKVSI from the coding sequence ATGTACAAACAAGGATTAGAAAAAATAAAATATCCCGAAACAGAACTTGAAGTCTTAAAGTTTTGGTCGGAGAATAAAATATTTCAAAAGAGTGTGGAATTTCGCTCACCTGAAAAATCGTTTACATTCTATGAGGGTCCGCCAACTGCAAACGGTAAGCCCGGGATTCATCACGTTATGGCTCGCACGTTAAAAGATATCGTTTGCAGATATAAAACTATGCGTGGTTATCGTGTGGAAAGAAAAGCGGGATGGGATACTCATGGTCTTCCTGTTGAAATAGAAGTAGAAAAAACTCTCGGTATAAAAAATAAAAGTGAAGTTGCTAAGTTCGGAGTTGAAAAATATAATCAGGCTTGCCGCGATTCTGTGTTCACATATCTTGATCTCTGGGAAAAGATGACCGAACGAATGGGCTACTGGATTGATTTAAAATCTGCTTATATAACTTTAACCAACGATTATATTGAATCAGTTTGGTGGGCACTCAAAACTCTTTATGAAAAGGATCTCATTTATAAAGATTACAAAATCGTTCCGCAGGATCCGAAATCTGAAACTGTTCTTTCAATGGCAGAATTAGCACTTGGCTATCGCGAAACAAAAGATCCTTCAGTTTATGTATTATTTAAATTGAAAGATAAAGACGAATACTTTCTTGTATGGACAACAACACCATGGACATTAATTTCGAACGTTGCTCTCGCTGTTGGATCCGATGTTGACTATGTGAAAGTTCTTAATAAAGAAAAGAAAATTATTCTCGCAAAAGAATTACTGGCAACACTTGATGGAGAATATGAAATCCTTGAGGAAATGAAAGGGAAGGAATTAGAGGGTATTGAGTATGAACAGCTTTTACCTTATGTAAAACCGAATAAGAAAGCATTCTTCGTTTGTCCGGGAGATTTTGTAAGTACGGATACAGGTTCGGGAATCGTTCACATTGCGCCTGCATTTGGTGCCGATGATTATGATCTCTTGAAGAAATATAATCTTCCAATGCTGCAGCCGGTTGACAGAGGTGGAAAGTTCACCTCAGAAATTACAGATTATGCAGGGCAGTTCGTAAAAGATGCTGATAAAGATATTATTATTAAGTTGAAAACCGAAGGCAAACTCTATAAAAAAGAAACCATCGTCCACACATATCCATTCAGTTGGCGTCATCAGGATGTACCAGTAATTTATTATGCCCGTGAATCATGGTTTATCAGAACAACCAGTGTTGCAAAACGAATGATTGAGCTTAATAAAACTATCAACTGGCAGCCACCGGAAGTTGGTGCCGGAAGATTTGGAAATTGGCTTGAGGAAAATAAAGACTGGGCTTTATCGCGTGACAGATTTTGGGCAACACCGCTTCCTTTCTGGATAAATGAAGAAGGCGATATTCTGCCAATCGGAAGTGTTGAAGAGTTGAAAGAAGGATTTATCGTTGAAAACGATAAACGCATTTCAGTAAGAGAAATCGAAAATATTGATCTCCACAAACCATTTGTAGATAAAGTTCTTTTTGAGAAAGAAGGAAAAATATATACACGGACACCAGAACTGATTGATGTCTGGTTTGATTCAGGGGCAATGCCGTTTGCTCAATATCATTATCCATTTGAAAATAAAGAATGGTTTGAAAAGAAAGCGTTTCCTGCTGATTTCATCTGCGAAGGAATTGATCAGACACGGGGATGGTTCTATACACTACACGCAATAGCAACAATGCTGTTTGATAGCGTTGCTTATAAAAATTTGATTGTGAACGAATTAATTCTTGACAAGAATGGTATGAAGATGTCAAAGTCAAAAGGCAACACAGTTGATCCTTTTGTCCTTTTTGAAAAGTATGGCGCTGATGCAACAAGATGGTATCTTGTAACGAATAGTCCGCCATGGAGACCAACTCTTTTCGATGAAGAAGGTTTGGTTGAAGTACAAAGAAAATTTTTCGGAACGCTTTTAAATACTTATGCATTTTTCGCGTTGTATGCTAACATAGATGGATTTGAAAATAAACAGGCGCAGGTTCCGCTTTCTAAAAGAGAAGAAATTGACAGATGGATTCTTTCGAAATTAAACTCATTAGTTGAAGCAAATATTAAACTGATGGATGAGTATGAAGTTACAAAAGCCGCAAGAGCAACTTCTGACTTCACGATTGATCATCTTTCGAACTGGTATGTAAGGAGATGCAGAAGAAGATTCTGGAAATCTGAAATGAATGAAAACAAACTGGCTGCTTATCAAACATTATATGAATGTCTTGTTACAATCTCAAAATTAATTGCGCCTTTTACTCCATTTCTTGGAGAAGAATTATTCCAGAATTTAAATTCTGTCACGAAGAGTGAAAAAACCGAATCGGTACATTTAACTGATTTTCCGGTTACAGGTGAGATTGATAAAGAGCTCGAACAAAAAATGGATTTGGCTCAGCACGTTGTTTATCTTGTCAGAGCAATCAGGGCAAAATCGAATTTAAAAGTGCGTCAGCCTCTGAAAAAGCTCATTGTTGTTATTGAAAAGAATAAGAAAGATGCTTTGTTAAAGATGAAGGACGTAATACTCGAAGAAGTGAATATTAAAGAACTCGAAATACTTGATGACGATTCAACGTTGGTGCATAAATCAGCAAAAGCAAACTTTAAAACAATCGGACCAAAGTTTGGTAAAAATGTTAAAGCTGTCGCAGAAAAAATTAAAAACTTTACCTCCACTGAAATCAGCTTAATCGAGAAAGGTGATTCAGTTGCTGTTGAAATTAATGGTGAAAGTTTATCAGTTAGTAAAGATGATGTTGAAATATTAAGCGAACAAATATCAGGCTGGATTGTTGAAAGTGAAACCGGCGTTACTGTTGCTGTTGATACACATCTTACACCCGAACTGATTTCAGAAGGTTTGGCGAGAGAATTCGTTAACAGAATTCAGAATATGAGGAAAGATGCCGGTTTCCAGGTTACAGATAAAATCAATATTGCATTTTCAGGAAATTCTGATTTTAAAACTGCAATTAATTCTTTTACAAAATACATTGCAGTTGAAACGCTGGCAGAAAAAATAGAAACCAAAGTCGAGTTCAACGGCGGCTTTGTTCAGGATTGGAAAATCGGTGAGGACGAAATAAAAATTAAAATAGAAAAAGTAAGTATTTAA